In Pseudomonas resinovorans NBRC 106553, a single genomic region encodes these proteins:
- the traA gene encoding TraA family conjugative transfer protein has product MHVNKATLQTMAIAAAMVAAGTALAGTGGDTFDSVWITLTEWMQGTLGRILIGLMILTGIGAGVLRQSLMPFVTGVGGGVGLYAAPDVIESVMSATIPAAAVVTSALQALPVGF; this is encoded by the coding sequence ATGCACGTCAACAAAGCAACCCTCCAAACGATGGCCATCGCAGCGGCAATGGTGGCTGCCGGTACCGCGCTCGCAGGTACCGGCGGCGATACGTTCGATAGCGTGTGGATTACCTTGACCGAGTGGATGCAAGGTACCCTCGGCCGCATTCTGATCGGCCTGATGATCCTCACCGGCATCGGCGCTGGCGTTCTTCGCCAATCGCTTATGCCGTTCGTTACTGGCGTTGGCGGCGGTGTTGGCCTCTATGCTGCGCCGGATGTTATCGAGTCGGTAATGTCGGCAACTATCCCAGCAGCAGCTGTAGTCACCAGCGCTCTCCAAGCCCTGCCTGTAGGCTTCTGA
- a CDS encoding DsbC family protein, with product MFKPTQTILAMTLLAVAGTAVAASPADKNADKVVMLPASAMLAIEKNGKFAIISDTGRFIIQGTVYDVWAKKELKTIEDARIAANYIPVDKTNLGFKDLAPLTVGNGEKAITMFSDPACGFCKEIIQQARTSLPEGYRLDVLMLPLLSQESAVRTKELLCAKDKVAAWKAGASGDMKTPLEQLPTAQCDLDVISKRRMTAQFLGARNVPFLIRDDGLTREGKPEEGLRAWIESNRTL from the coding sequence ATGTTCAAACCAACCCAAACCATTCTTGCTATGACGCTGCTTGCAGTGGCTGGCACCGCAGTAGCTGCGAGCCCTGCGGACAAGAACGCAGACAAGGTAGTGATGCTTCCTGCGTCTGCAATGCTGGCGATCGAGAAGAACGGCAAATTCGCCATCATTAGCGATACCGGCCGATTCATCATCCAGGGAACGGTTTATGACGTGTGGGCGAAGAAAGAGTTGAAAACCATCGAGGATGCTCGGATCGCCGCCAACTACATTCCAGTGGATAAGACCAACCTCGGTTTCAAGGATCTCGCCCCTCTCACTGTCGGCAACGGTGAGAAAGCGATCACCATGTTCTCCGACCCTGCTTGCGGGTTCTGCAAAGAGATCATTCAACAAGCCCGCACATCTCTGCCCGAAGGGTATCGACTCGACGTGCTGATGTTGCCGCTGCTCAGCCAAGAGAGCGCTGTGCGTACTAAAGAACTCCTCTGCGCGAAAGACAAGGTTGCTGCGTGGAAAGCCGGCGCGTCCGGCGACATGAAAACTCCTCTCGAACAGCTCCCGACCGCTCAGTGTGATCTGGATGTGATCTCGAAGCGCCGGATGACTGCTCAGTTTCTTGGCGCTCGAAATGTTCCTTTCCTCATTCGTGATGATGGCTTGACCCGAGAAGGCAAGCCTGAAGAAGGCTTGCGCGCCTGGATTGAATCGAATCGCACCCTCTAA